The DNA window CACTCGCCGTCCGATCCCTGGCTCCATGTGCTGGACCCCGTCGCCAGGTACTCTCTCTTGCCGCGCATGGCGCGGACCTTGTAGGTGACCACGCCGGCCATaaggtcgatgatgatgacgcgGACTTCGTCTAATTGGTACCCGTCAAATCGATGGAAGGGCGGCTCCAACGCTTTCTCGAAGGTCGACTGGTCCTCCAGCGTGAGGATCGGCATTTGCGGGAACATCAGGTTGACCTCGGGATTGCACAGTTTCTGAACGGCGGGTGCTGGGGCGGCCGAG is part of the Penicillium psychrofluorescens genome assembly, chromosome: 4 genome and encodes:
- a CDS encoding uncharacterized protein (ID:PFLUO_007086-T1.cds;~source:funannotate), whose translation is MPSMHERIREDLLLKERALWTAMTSAAPAPAVQKLCNPEVNLMFPQMPILTLEDQSTFEKALEPPFHRFDGYQLDEVRVIIIDLMAGVVTYKVRAMRGKREYLATGSSTWSQGSDGEWLMAHHQETLI